The Deltaproteobacteria bacterium genomic sequence TGATTTGCAATTTCACTTCACGGCCACAGCTGCGAGTGATGAGCCACTCGACAACGTGAATTATGAGCCGAAAGGCCGTGGGTGCTGCGTGCTGCCGACTTTGCTTTACCCAAAGAGTGTCGGGGAGGTTTCAATCATTTCGCCAAACCCGGTTGTGGCCCCGCGCATTGAACCGAATTATTTAACCGACGATGAAGACATCGAAACATTGATGCGCGGTGTGAGAATGGGGCATCAAATTATGGAATCATCCGCGGTTCGTCATGATCTAAGTGCACCAAACCGGTTGGGCGCCAATCCAAACATCAGCGACGACGACCTGCGCCGCGATATTCGCGATTGGGCCTGCACTCTTTACCACCCCGTTGGAACCTGCAAAATGGGCGTTGATGATATGGCCGTGGTTGACCCAGAGCTTCGCGTCCATGGCATTGAAGGCCTGCGCGTGGCAGATGCATCGGTCATGCCTAAGATTGTAGGTGGCAACACCAACGCGCCCGCCATCATGATTGGTGAAAAGGCCAGCGACCTAGTTCGCGCTTGAGGGTATCAAGCAAACGAATCTACCCCTGATGCGCCGCAATCACTTCTTTAGCGACCTTCATCGCTGCCAGGGCCGCAGGGTATCCGCAATAAGCCGCAGAGTGCATGATGATCTCGCGAATCTCTTCTTGGGTCACGCCATTGGTGAGCGCACCGCGAACGTGACCCTTTAAAGCACCGTGAGCTCCTAGAGCGATGAGCATGGATACAGTGACAATACTACGAGTTTTGCGGTCTAGGCCTTCACGGGTCCATACAGCGCCCCAGGCATGCTCCATGGTGGCTTCTTGGAGCGGCATGTCAAAATCAGTAGCGTTGCCCAGTGAGTTATCCACATGCGCCGTACCCATAACCTCGCGGCGAATGGCTTCACCCTCGTTCTGTTCTTTAATACCCATTATAAATCCACTTCGTTGGTTTAGGAGTGAGTTCTAGTCTTATTTTTAAAGCCATACACTGTCGCCAAATATTGGCGGCGGCTGGAACGTGGCCAAGATAGCCAGCTAAACAAGAAGTTGCAATGGCCGCTTTGTCTGGTGGTGGTAAGTAAATCTGGACTTTAGAATTCTACTTTTCCGAACTCGGAGCTGAATCGTTTTTAACCAAATAATCTCGAAGTATCTCTTTCATATTGGAACGCCAGGCAAAGCCTTTTTCTAGCACATTGCCATCAGGGCCAACCAGGATGTAGCTGGGGACACCCATTGCCTGAAATATCCCCATGAGCCTGTCGCTTCCTTCTTGGTCTAGAACCGCATGGTCCCAAGGCATGGGCCATTCTTGACGGTGCTTGGTGACTTTCTCTTCCTCATCAAAAACTGCGATGCTCAGCATTTTTAAGCCTTTAGGAGAAAGCTCTTTATGAATGTCGTGAAGTTTTCCCATATCCGCAATACATGGCCCGCACCACGTTCCCCAAACTTCAATCAAGAGGTGAGAGCCCATGTACTGCTTGGGCGATATCTTGACTTCAGGTTTTTCAAATGATGCTAATGAGAAAGTGGGTACAGGTTTTCCCTTTTTAAAAGGGTGGTCTGGTTGATACCGCTCTTTCTTTTTTTGAAAGCGTTTACCCGTTGGGGTTTTTGCTAAGGTTGTTTCGAGTTTTTCAAAGTATCGTTTTTGTTGCTCTTTAAACTTGTAGGTGGCCGCCGATTGAAGATTACGAAAAGCTATCTGAGCTGCGATTTCTGGGTCCTGTGTTTGCTTAGCGATGTCATCAAA encodes the following:
- a CDS encoding 4-carboxymuconolactone decarboxylase; translated protein: MGIKEQNEGEAIRREVMGTAHVDNSLGNATDFDMPLQEATMEHAWGAVWTREGLDRKTRSIVTVSMLIALGAHGALKGHVRGALTNGVTQEEIREIIMHSAAYCGYPAALAAMKVAKEVIAAHQG